A stretch of the Streptomyces sp. 1331.2 genome encodes the following:
- a CDS encoding alpha/beta hydrolase family protein: MSAPTRTEPVSVPVPVLSYSPVVLPVPGRPVDLHVRVTAPASGTGLPVILLSHGHGPSHHLSSLHGYAPLADAWAAEGFAVLQPTHLTSRTLSHLVADARGAPDFWRSRAEDMTHVLDRLDVIERTVPQLAGRLDHSRIALAGHSYGGFTAALLLGAGLHDPDTGTVVHLAEPRITAGVLLAPPGRGGDAYNGPMAKQWPIIGAVDFSTMTTPALVVVGDQDDPRHFTDLGPAWHADPYTLAPAPKTLLTLFGAEHGLGGIAGYDAAETTDENPERVAALTRLTAAYLRTRLHPGDPAWPTACEALAAAPEPVGRIEAK; the protein is encoded by the coding sequence ATGAGCGCACCCACCCGCACCGAACCTGTCTCCGTCCCCGTCCCCGTCCTGTCCTACAGCCCGGTGGTCCTGCCCGTCCCCGGACGCCCCGTGGACCTCCACGTCCGCGTCACCGCACCCGCGTCCGGCACCGGACTGCCCGTCATCCTGCTCTCCCACGGCCACGGCCCCTCGCACCACCTCTCCTCGCTGCACGGCTACGCGCCGCTCGCCGACGCCTGGGCGGCCGAAGGCTTCGCCGTCCTCCAGCCCACCCACCTCACCTCCCGAACCCTGAGCCACCTGGTCGCCGACGCCCGCGGCGCACCCGACTTCTGGCGCTCCCGCGCCGAGGACATGACCCACGTCCTCGACCGGCTCGACGTCATCGAGCGCACCGTCCCGCAGCTCGCGGGACGCCTCGACCACAGCAGGATCGCCCTCGCCGGGCACTCGTACGGCGGCTTCACCGCCGCCCTCCTGCTGGGCGCCGGACTCCACGACCCCGACACCGGGACCGTGGTGCACCTGGCCGAGCCGCGGATCACGGCGGGCGTCCTGCTCGCCCCGCCCGGCCGGGGCGGCGACGCCTACAACGGGCCCATGGCGAAGCAGTGGCCGATCATCGGAGCCGTCGACTTCTCCACCATGACCACCCCCGCCCTGGTCGTCGTCGGCGACCAGGACGACCCCCGGCACTTCACCGACCTCGGCCCGGCCTGGCACGCCGACCCCTACACCCTCGCCCCCGCCCCCAAGACCCTGCTCACCCTGTTCGGCGCGGAACACGGCCTCGGCGGAATCGCCGGATACGACGCCGCCGAGACCACCGACGAGAACCCCGAACGGGTCGCCGCCCTCACCCGGCTCACCGCCGCCTACCTCCGCACCCGCCTCCACCCCGGCGACCCGGCCTGGCCCACCGCCTGCGAGGCCCTGGCCGCCGCCCCCGAACCGGTCGGCCGGATCGAGGCCAAGTAG
- a CDS encoding TetR-like C-terminal domain-containing protein has protein sequence MPSSPAPASGPTPASGPTSAHPRRLPGGPVLQDSVTEAIALAFFEELASAGYARLSLEAVAKRAGAGKAAIYRRWTSKLDMTVDLVSAVAVTTSGTIDTGSLRGDVLAFLTEVADALQQPLPARIIPDLIAEGHRNPELAEALFTAVRDTRRAKATLLLERAVLRGELPTNTDRELALDFLAGPLYWRLAVVHTPTGRDYLDRLTDKLLAAFAA, from the coding sequence ATGCCCAGTTCCCCCGCGCCCGCCTCCGGGCCCACTCCCGCCTCCGGGCCCACCTCCGCCCACCCGCGCCGACTCCCCGGTGGGCCCGTGCTCCAGGACTCGGTCACCGAGGCGATCGCCCTCGCCTTCTTCGAGGAACTGGCGTCGGCCGGCTACGCGCGGCTGTCCCTGGAGGCGGTGGCCAAGCGCGCCGGCGCGGGCAAAGCGGCCATCTACCGCCGCTGGACGTCCAAGCTGGACATGACCGTCGACCTGGTCTCGGCCGTCGCCGTCACCACGTCCGGGACCATCGACACCGGCAGCCTGCGCGGCGACGTCCTCGCCTTCCTCACCGAGGTCGCCGACGCGCTGCAGCAGCCGCTCCCCGCGCGGATCATCCCCGACCTGATCGCCGAAGGCCACCGCAACCCCGAACTGGCCGAGGCCCTCTTCACCGCCGTCCGCGACACCCGCCGCGCCAAGGCCACCCTGCTCCTGGAACGGGCGGTCCTCCGCGGCGAACTCCCCACCAACACCGACCGCGAACTCGCGCTCGACTTCCTCGCAGGCCCGCTCTACTGGCGCCTCGCCGTCGTCCACACCCCGACCGGCCGCGACTACCTCGACCGCCTCACCGACAAGCTCCTCGCCGCCTTCGCGGCCTGA
- the sigJ gene encoding RNA polymerase sigma factor SigJ, whose protein sequence is MSTPSEPGLSAIVGERRQLINLAYRLLGSLVEAEDAVQETYARWYAMSPARQEAVASPGAWLTTVATRVCLDLLGSARVRRERYVGEWIPEPLPDRTESIGGPAGGSRAEPIDPADWVTLDESVNMAFLVILESMTPAERVAFILHDVFRYPFAEVAEMVGRTPAACRRLASSARRRVRAAQVPAAPATEQARVVGHFKQAWEARDIEALVGLLAPDATMTADGGGMVGAVLRPVRGSERIAQYLIHIADKAPGLTLLERTVNGRPGLVAQHTGVTATVAAFGLTGDRITRIWAIRNPAKLRPWTETGSG, encoded by the coding sequence ATGAGCACCCCATCCGAGCCGGGACTGAGTGCGATCGTCGGCGAGCGGCGCCAGCTGATCAATCTCGCCTACCGGCTGCTCGGTTCCCTGGTCGAGGCCGAGGACGCCGTGCAGGAGACGTACGCCCGCTGGTACGCCATGTCGCCGGCCCGGCAGGAGGCCGTCGCGTCGCCCGGCGCCTGGCTGACGACGGTGGCCACCCGCGTCTGCCTGGACCTGCTCGGGTCGGCGCGGGTCCGGCGCGAGCGCTATGTCGGGGAGTGGATACCCGAGCCGCTGCCCGACCGCACGGAGTCGATCGGCGGACCGGCGGGCGGCAGCAGGGCCGAGCCGATCGACCCCGCCGACTGGGTCACCCTGGACGAGTCGGTGAACATGGCCTTCCTGGTCATCCTGGAGTCGATGACGCCGGCCGAGCGCGTGGCGTTCATCCTGCACGACGTCTTCCGTTACCCCTTCGCCGAGGTCGCCGAGATGGTCGGCCGGACTCCGGCGGCCTGCCGGCGGCTGGCGTCCTCGGCCCGCCGGCGGGTGCGCGCCGCACAGGTGCCGGCAGCCCCCGCGACCGAACAGGCCCGTGTGGTAGGGCACTTCAAACAGGCGTGGGAGGCCAGGGACATCGAGGCCCTGGTCGGTCTGCTCGCCCCTGATGCCACGATGACCGCCGACGGGGGCGGCATGGTCGGCGCCGTCCTTCGCCCGGTCCGGGGCAGCGAGCGCATCGCCCAGTACCTGATCCACATCGCCGACAAGGCCCCTGGGCTCACCCTCCTCGAACGGACGGTCAACGGCCGACCCGGCCTGGTCGCCCAGCACACCGGCGTCACCGCGACCGTGGCGGCGTTCGGCCTCACCGGCGACCGCATCACGCGCATCTGGGCGATCCGCAATCCGGCGAAACTCCGCCCGTGGACCGAGACCGGTTCGGGCTGA
- a CDS encoding RICIN domain-containing protein → MVRMNQAFRIVGDHNAGYRIILAHSGLALTAPTAAGGAGTQAPDTAAATQRWDLVPA, encoded by the coding sequence ATGGTGCGGATGAACCAGGCCTTCCGGATCGTCGGCGACCACAACGCCGGCTACCGCATCATCCTCGCTCACTCCGGACTCGCGCTCACCGCCCCCACCGCGGCCGGCGGCGCGGGCACCCAGGCCCCGGACACCGCCGCCGCCACCCAGCGCTGGGACCTCGTCCCTGCCTGA
- the uppS gene encoding polyprenyl diphosphate synthase, whose amino-acid sequence MPMPDLLRSLYTRRLRREVMAGPLPRHVGLIMDGNRRWARQMGMANPSLGHKVGAEHVEEVLSWCEALGIKHVTVFVCSTENLQRRGDTEVAYLMRLIEQVVVDRLTRPDSRWQVHLAGMTDALPDTTARALKEAVEATRTCTTGAHVTLAVGYGGRQEVVDAVRDLMYARAEAGASLTEAADALTVDDIAPHLYTAGQPDPDLVIRTSGEQRLSNFLLWQSAYSELYFCEAYWPAFREVDFLRAVRSFAARQRRYGG is encoded by the coding sequence GTGCCCATGCCCGACCTGCTCCGCTCCCTCTACACCCGCCGCCTGCGCCGCGAGGTCATGGCGGGCCCGCTTCCCCGGCATGTCGGGCTGATCATGGACGGCAACCGCCGCTGGGCCCGGCAGATGGGCATGGCCAACCCGAGCCTCGGGCACAAGGTGGGCGCCGAGCACGTCGAGGAGGTGCTCTCGTGGTGCGAGGCCCTGGGGATCAAGCACGTCACCGTCTTCGTCTGCTCGACCGAGAACCTTCAGCGCCGCGGCGACACCGAAGTCGCCTACCTGATGCGGCTGATCGAGCAGGTGGTCGTCGATCGCCTCACCCGCCCGGACTCCCGCTGGCAGGTCCACCTCGCAGGAATGACCGACGCCCTGCCCGACACCACCGCCCGCGCCCTCAAGGAGGCCGTCGAGGCCACCCGTACCTGCACCACCGGCGCTCACGTCACCCTGGCCGTCGGCTACGGCGGCCGCCAGGAGGTCGTCGACGCCGTGCGCGACCTGATGTACGCGCGAGCCGAAGCGGGCGCGTCACTGACCGAGGCCGCGGACGCCCTGACCGTCGACGACATCGCCCCGCACCTGTACACCGCCGGCCAACCAGACCCCGACCTGGTCATCCGTACCAGCGGCGAACAACGGCTGTCGAACTTCCTGCTCTGGCAAAGCGCCTACTCGGAGCTGTACTTCTGCGAGGCCTACTGGCCCGCGTTCCGCGAGGTCGACTTCCTGCGCGCGGTCCGAAGCTTCGCCGCCAGGCAGCGGCGCTACGGCGGCTGA
- a CDS encoding dihydrofolate reductase family protein has product MGLIHIELFTTLDLVGQAPGGPDEDPAGFPFGGWQAPLLDEATGTQIAAAYEGTDALLLGRRTYDLFAAYWPHQEGGQDNEFATLFNSVPKYVASRGKPDLSWAGSTQLGPDLAAAVREIRDRHRHVKVVGSLNLVQTLLREKLFDRLDLWVHPIVLGVGKKVFDGGAVPTNVTLLEPPTAGRKGTVFLRYALADGTPATGDMSAPDRGLGDDR; this is encoded by the coding sequence ATGGGCCTCATCCACATCGAACTGTTCACCACCCTCGACCTCGTCGGGCAGGCGCCCGGCGGCCCCGACGAGGACCCGGCCGGGTTCCCGTTCGGCGGCTGGCAGGCGCCGTTGCTGGACGAGGCCACCGGCACACAGATCGCCGCCGCGTACGAGGGCACGGACGCCCTGCTGCTCGGCCGGCGCACCTACGACCTCTTCGCCGCCTACTGGCCCCACCAGGAGGGCGGCCAGGACAACGAGTTCGCCACCCTCTTCAACAGCGTCCCCAAGTACGTGGCCTCCCGCGGGAAGCCCGACCTCTCCTGGGCCGGCTCCACCCAACTCGGCCCCGACCTGGCCGCCGCGGTACGGGAGATCCGCGACCGGCACCGGCACGTGAAGGTCGTCGGGAGCCTGAACCTGGTCCAGACTCTCCTGCGCGAGAAGCTCTTCGACCGCCTCGACCTCTGGGTGCACCCGATCGTGCTCGGCGTCGGGAAGAAGGTCTTCGACGGCGGCGCCGTGCCCACGAACGTCACCCTCCTCGAACCCCCCACGGCCGGCCGCAAGGGCACCGTCTTCCTGCGCTACGCCCTCGCCGACGGCACTCCCGCCACCGGCGACATGAGCGCCCCCGACCGCGGACTCGGCGACGACCGCTGA
- a CDS encoding dienelactone hydrolase family protein, whose protein sequence is MPTKTLQIPTADGRADAFAAFPDGGGRHPGVLMYPDGFGIRPVLREMARELAGHGYYVLVPNFLYRHGPTPVIDLPAHIGEEVRPAIFAELMPLIQEHTAERVLRDAEAFLGFLTAQPEVAAGPVGLTGYCIGGLLALRTAVAHPGRVAALGAFHAPVGADGPDGLRGLTVEAHFGHAASDVTPEALVELNRDLDAAGVGHTSEIYPGTEHGFTMSDTDAFDPAGLQHHWDRLLPLLGRTLADG, encoded by the coding sequence ATGCCCACCAAGACCCTGCAGATCCCGACCGCGGACGGCCGGGCCGACGCCTTCGCCGCCTTCCCCGACGGTGGCGGGCGGCACCCGGGGGTGCTGATGTACCCGGACGGCTTCGGCATCCGGCCCGTACTGCGCGAGATGGCCCGCGAGCTGGCCGGGCACGGCTACTACGTGCTCGTTCCCAACTTCCTCTACCGGCACGGCCCGACCCCGGTGATCGACCTCCCCGCGCACATCGGGGAGGAGGTCCGGCCCGCGATCTTCGCCGAGCTGATGCCCCTGATCCAGGAGCACACCGCCGAACGCGTCCTGCGCGACGCCGAGGCGTTCCTCGGGTTCCTCACCGCCCAGCCCGAAGTCGCCGCCGGACCGGTCGGGCTGACCGGCTACTGCATCGGCGGCCTCCTGGCGCTGCGCACCGCCGTGGCCCACCCCGGCCGGGTGGCCGCGCTCGGCGCGTTCCACGCCCCGGTGGGCGCCGACGGGCCCGACGGCCTGCGCGGCCTCACTGTGGAGGCCCACTTCGGCCACGCCGCAAGCGACGTGACGCCCGAAGCCCTCGTCGAGCTCAACCGGGACCTGGACGCCGCAGGGGTCGGCCACACCTCCGAGATCTACCCGGGCACCGAGCACGGCTTCACCATGTCCGACACCGACGCCTTCGACCCGGCCGGCCTGCAGCACCACTGGGACCGCCTGCTGCCCCTCCTCGGTCGCACGCTGGCTGACGGCTGA
- a CDS encoding TetR/AcrR family transcriptional regulator, with translation MSSESPSGKSSARSKRADATRNREALLAAAAEVFVTAGVDAPIRRIAAEAGVGTGTIYRHFPTRADLITAVYRHQIEECAQAGPRLLADAGSPFTALRRWIDLFVDFLVTKHGLADAMQSDSSAFAALHGHFLDRLLPVCAQLLDAAVAAGEIRAGTQPYELMRGIGNLCIGGADPQYDPRRLIDLLLHGLQHPRPA, from the coding sequence GTGTCCAGCGAGAGCCCCAGCGGGAAGTCGTCGGCCCGGAGCAAGCGGGCCGACGCGACGCGCAACCGGGAGGCACTGCTCGCGGCGGCCGCCGAGGTGTTCGTGACCGCCGGCGTCGACGCACCGATCCGCCGGATCGCGGCCGAGGCAGGCGTCGGAACGGGGACGATCTACCGGCACTTCCCGACCCGGGCCGACCTCATCACCGCCGTCTACCGCCACCAGATCGAGGAGTGCGCACAGGCGGGCCCGCGGCTGCTGGCCGACGCCGGCTCCCCGTTCACCGCACTGCGCCGGTGGATCGACCTCTTCGTCGACTTCCTGGTCACCAAGCACGGACTGGCCGACGCGATGCAGTCCGACAGCAGCGCCTTCGCCGCGCTGCACGGCCACTTCCTCGACCGCCTGCTGCCGGTCTGCGCGCAGCTGCTCGACGCCGCGGTCGCAGCGGGCGAGATCAGGGCGGGCACCCAGCCCTACGAACTCATGCGCGGCATCGGCAACCTGTGCATCGGCGGCGCGGACCCGCAGTACGACCCCCGACGCCTGATCGACCTGCTCCTGCACGGACTGCAGCACCCCCGGCCCGCCTGA
- a CDS encoding Tn3 family transposase, which translates to MGRVIRTVQLLRYLTGPQMRRRVTTATAAS; encoded by the coding sequence GTGGGCCGGGTGATCCGCACCGTCCAGCTGCTGCGGTACCTGACGGGCCCGCAGATGCGTCGGCGGGTGACGACCGCGACCGCTGCCTCCTGA
- a CDS encoding helix-turn-helix transcriptional regulator, whose translation MRASRAIALLLLLQARRTMTAAELAAELEVSERTVQRDVAALVEAGVPVYADRGRAGGYRLVDGYRTRLTGLERAEAEVLHLAALPGPLRDMGLAGHALAARLKVAAVLGDAPAGAVRRFHLDAPAWFRETEPPPLLPEVSRAVWEERVLHGRYAARGGTRERRLEPYGLVLKAGQWYLVARGASGRVGTYRVDRFETAEAGDERFERDPEFDLAGHWAAAAREFTRALLRERAAVRLSPLAVENLAVLLEATAAADALATAGPPDAEGWVTVTLPVEDWDIGYLELLRLGPEAEVIRPPELRARLAEATRRAAARYT comes from the coding sequence GTGCGGGCGAGCCGGGCCATCGCCCTGCTGCTGCTCCTCCAGGCCCGGCGGACGATGACCGCCGCCGAGCTCGCGGCCGAGCTGGAGGTCTCCGAGCGCACCGTGCAGCGGGACGTCGCCGCCCTGGTCGAGGCCGGCGTGCCGGTGTACGCCGACCGCGGCCGCGCCGGCGGCTACCGGCTGGTCGACGGCTACCGCACCCGCCTCACCGGCCTCGAACGCGCCGAGGCCGAAGTCCTGCACCTGGCCGCCCTTCCGGGCCCGCTGCGCGACATGGGACTGGCCGGGCACGCCCTCGCCGCACGGCTGAAGGTCGCCGCCGTCCTGGGCGACGCCCCCGCCGGCGCCGTCCGGCGGTTCCACCTCGACGCACCGGCCTGGTTCCGCGAGACCGAACCCCCGCCGCTGCTCCCCGAGGTGTCGCGCGCCGTGTGGGAGGAACGTGTGCTGCACGGCCGGTACGCGGCGCGCGGCGGCACCCGGGAGCGGCGGCTGGAGCCGTACGGCCTGGTCCTGAAGGCCGGGCAGTGGTACCTCGTGGCGCGCGGCGCCTCCGGCCGGGTCGGCACGTACCGCGTCGACCGCTTCGAAACGGCCGAGGCCGGCGACGAACGGTTCGAGCGCGACCCGGAGTTCGACCTCGCCGGCCACTGGGCCGCGGCGGCACGGGAGTTCACCCGCGCTCTGCTGCGCGAGCGGGCCGCCGTACGGCTGAGCCCGCTCGCCGTCGAGAACCTGGCCGTCCTGCTGGAGGCGACCGCCGCCGCCGACGCCCTCGCCACCGCGGGCCCGCCGGATGCCGAGGGCTGGGTCACCGTGACCCTGCCGGTCGAGGACTGGGACATCGGGTACCTCGAACTCCTGCGCCTGGGCCCGGAAGCCGAGGTCATCCGGCCACCCGAACTCCGGGCCCGCCTGGCCGAGGCGACCCGCCGCGCCGCCGCCCGCTACACCTGA
- a CDS encoding pyridoxamine 5'-phosphate oxidase family protein gives MRETPEELQQLQALLDTSLAGSTAHLRSIISSERTLTAEQLTGALTGMCTLALSTVTAKGEPRISGVDGHFLHGKWHFGTARSAAKARHLAARPAVSAAHLRGEDLGVFTHGTAETLNPLGGEPAADWPELLAYFRDFYGDDAFDWDNDVVYYRLHPQWMAVFAADPAKLGRQADDADTADEVDPADEANKANEADQVDQA, from the coding sequence ATGCGCGAGACACCCGAAGAACTCCAGCAGCTCCAAGCCCTCCTCGACACCTCGCTCGCCGGCTCCACGGCGCACCTGAGGTCGATCATCAGCAGCGAGCGCACGCTCACCGCCGAACAGCTCACCGGCGCGCTCACCGGCATGTGCACGCTCGCGCTGTCCACCGTGACGGCCAAGGGCGAGCCGCGGATCAGCGGAGTGGACGGCCACTTCCTGCACGGCAAGTGGCACTTCGGCACCGCGCGCAGCGCCGCCAAGGCCCGGCACCTCGCCGCCCGGCCCGCCGTCAGCGCCGCGCACCTGCGCGGGGAGGACCTGGGCGTGTTCACCCACGGCACCGCGGAGACCCTCAATCCCCTCGGCGGCGAGCCGGCCGCCGACTGGCCGGAACTGCTCGCGTACTTCCGGGACTTCTACGGCGACGACGCCTTCGACTGGGACAACGACGTGGTCTACTACCGGCTGCACCCGCAGTGGATGGCCGTGTTCGCCGCCGACCCCGCCAAGCTCGGCCGGCAGGCGGACGACGCGGACACGGCGGACGAGGTAGACCCGGCGGACGAGGCGAACAAGGCGAACGAGGCGGACCAGGTGGACCAGGCATGA
- a CDS encoding helix-turn-helix domain-containing protein has translation MPLNDESIGARVRIARNAAGMTHAQLAGFIGRTEKWLENIEAGRLPLDRFSVITSIAERCDVDPAWLLGLPYRLQHGSGSLAHSYIPALRTGIRRAGLILSGHPGLTPTGAALVDLVDLGAQVVKASEARQAANLPKIARLVPPLIEDLNTAVLTLAGRAREEALRLLVDTARTARMCLNQLGYPDLAWTAAEVAAGAASQVGDPLVKAAVAWDRCGALLHQAAPREMLAVAGAAMRDLEPMTVGRQTQDRAVSMYGALQLRCSIAYARSGQRADAWAQIDAAVETAGRLPDGWYDVEQHTVFGRGVVAVHAAEAGVEVDQPDVGLKRVPAVDIDSIPSKERRTHCMVDQARALHRMGKSSAAVVRLKEAAGLARHYVYADPMSRALVSDLVRVGVPSQQTVLSSFVRNMELVR, from the coding sequence ATGCCCTTGAACGACGAGTCGATCGGTGCGCGCGTCAGAATCGCTCGGAACGCGGCCGGTATGACGCATGCTCAGCTGGCAGGCTTCATCGGTCGTACCGAGAAGTGGCTGGAAAACATCGAGGCCGGTCGACTGCCGCTCGACCGGTTCAGCGTGATCACCTCCATCGCGGAGCGCTGCGATGTCGACCCGGCATGGTTGCTCGGGCTGCCGTACCGGCTCCAGCACGGCAGCGGCAGCCTGGCGCACTCCTACATCCCGGCCCTGCGCACGGGGATCCGGCGCGCCGGCCTGATCCTCTCGGGGCATCCTGGGTTGACGCCGACCGGGGCGGCGCTGGTCGACCTGGTGGACCTGGGGGCGCAGGTCGTGAAGGCGAGCGAGGCTCGGCAAGCCGCGAACCTGCCGAAGATTGCCCGGCTGGTGCCGCCGCTGATCGAGGACCTGAACACCGCTGTCCTGACCCTCGCCGGCCGAGCGAGAGAGGAAGCGCTGCGCCTGCTGGTTGACACGGCGAGGACGGCCCGGATGTGCCTCAATCAGCTCGGCTACCCCGACTTGGCGTGGACGGCGGCCGAGGTCGCAGCGGGGGCGGCGTCCCAGGTCGGCGACCCGCTGGTCAAGGCGGCGGTGGCATGGGACCGGTGCGGCGCGCTTCTGCACCAGGCGGCCCCGCGGGAGATGCTGGCGGTCGCCGGGGCGGCGATGCGGGACCTGGAGCCGATGACGGTCGGCCGGCAGACCCAGGACCGGGCGGTGTCGATGTACGGGGCGCTGCAACTGCGATGCTCGATCGCCTACGCCAGGTCGGGGCAACGGGCGGACGCCTGGGCTCAGATCGACGCGGCGGTCGAGACCGCTGGCCGGCTGCCGGACGGCTGGTACGACGTCGAGCAGCACACGGTCTTCGGGCGCGGCGTGGTCGCGGTGCACGCGGCGGAGGCCGGCGTCGAGGTCGACCAGCCCGACGTGGGTCTCAAGCGGGTGCCGGCGGTGGACATCGACAGCATCCCGTCGAAGGAGCGACGCACGCACTGCATGGTCGACCAGGCCCGGGCGCTCCACCGGATGGGCAAGTCGTCGGCGGCCGTCGTGCGGCTCAAGGAGGCGGCCGGCCTCGCGCGGCACTACGTCTACGCGGACCCCATGAGCCGCGCCCTGGTGTCCGACCTGGTCAGGGTCGGCGTGCCGTCGCAGCAGACCGTGCTGTCGAGCTTCGTGCGAAACATGGAACTCGTGCGCTAA
- a CDS encoding PadR family transcriptional regulator, whose amino-acid sequence MQANDAQTLVLCALADGPLHGYAINTAIEELTGERLGPGSLYGALARLESKRLIEPLDGQGRQRPVQLTSLGREVLERELRAMARVANAGLRRLGVNPA is encoded by the coding sequence ATGCAAGCCAACGATGCCCAGACGCTGGTGCTCTGCGCGCTGGCCGACGGACCGCTGCACGGATACGCCATCAACACGGCGATCGAGGAGCTGACCGGGGAGCGGCTGGGCCCTGGCAGTCTGTACGGGGCGCTGGCCAGGCTGGAGTCGAAGCGGCTGATCGAGCCGCTCGACGGGCAGGGCCGCCAGCGCCCGGTGCAGCTGACGTCCCTCGGCCGCGAGGTCCTGGAACGCGAACTGCGCGCCATGGCGCGGGTCGCGAACGCGGGACTGCGGCGCCTGGGGGTGAACCCGGCGTGA